One genomic segment of Impatiens glandulifera chromosome 6, dImpGla2.1, whole genome shotgun sequence includes these proteins:
- the LOC124943602 gene encoding coiled-coil domain-containing protein 1-like, producing MDWESVKLKLREEYRRIRLNEEYVDVLVEKKKVNEEDLEKVNVLIEDPVNENIENVVDKLNDKDMDGLVELKDEDVDEKKNEDVEEKKNEDVMENVVNEEVVYEIDDVEKVDVNKDVVEKKEDKRNNDDGIDDVEKVDVNEDVMEKKEDKQKNEDVNEKVEDVNDKDKVVNEKKDVNDIDKEDKRSWRMMCLYKIWGRRRTSRRHNRLSPMLSTVYTVYMEMS from the exons ATGGACTGGGAAAGTGTTAAGCTCAA ACTTAGGGAGGAATATAGAAGGATAAGATTGAATGAGGAATATGTGGATGTTCTTGTGGAGAAAAAGAAG GTGAATGAGGAAGATTTGGAGAAGGTGAATGTGTTGATTGAGGATCCGGTGAATGAGAATATTGAG AATGTGGTGGATAAGTTGAATGATAAAGACATGGATGGGCTTGTGGAGCTGAAGGATGAGGATGTGGATGAGAAGAAGAACGAGGATGTGGAGGAGAAAAAGAATGAGGATGTGATGGAGAATGTGGTGAATGAGGAAGTGGTG TATGAAATTGATGATGTGGAGAAGGTGGATGTGAATAAGGATGTAGTGGAGAAGAAGGAAGATAAGAGGAACAATGAT GATGGGATTGATGATGTGGAGAAGGTGGATGTGAATGAGGATGTGATGGAGAAGAAGGAAGACAAGCAGAAGAATGAG GATGTgaatgagaaggtggaggatgtgAATGATAAAGACAAGGTGGTGAATGAGAAGAAAGATGTGAATGATATTGACAAGGAAGACAAAAGAAGTTGGAGGATGATGTGTTTGTACAAAATTTGGGGAAGAAGGAGGACAAGTAGAAG GCATAACCGCCTTAGCCCGATGTTGTCGACTGTCTACACGGTCTACATGGAGATGtcataa